The segment GATTCGTTAATGATAAATTATAGTAGTAAATTTGTGAGAAAGTAGAAGCTGAaccacacaaacaaacaaacaaacaaacgtcGTTGGCATCGTATGTTGTTTTGATCCTAGACACGCGAAATTATTCATCCAGGTTAggtaaattataaattctacttcaaaaaaaaatcataaacttcCTCATTATTTTCAATACTCTCATTAAACCCCTTTCTTCTCGGCATGGCACCACCAGCCACCTCTCTAGTGTTCACAATAAGAAGGTGCAAACCAAAACTTGTTGTCCCAGCTAAGCCCACACCTTATGAATTCAAACAACTTTCTAATATTAATCACCCTGTGAGAGCCATTAGACACTTGCACAAACACTAGTTTTTTCCTACCCATTTGCTGCTAGGCTTAGGGAAGGGCTTGGCCGGAAGCTTGTAGTAGAAAGGAATGTATTTGTGAGGCTGTCATGTTTATTGAGGCCAATGCTGATCTTACTCTTGAACAGTTTGGTCATGCACCTCAGCCTCCATTCCCAATGCCGACCTTCCTGGCTCTAGGGGCATCATTCACTGCCCGTTATTACTCATTCaggtccatatatatatatatatatagatggaaAATTATTGGTAGTTTGGTACGTTGTTCTCTTGAAGATGGAAAATGTTAACCTTTACAAGTAATAGATATGATTGATGGATGTCAAACAACATGACAAATGAAAGATATATAAAAAGTTACCCTTTTATAATTGGTGGCACATGCGTTTAAAGGTTACGTAGTACAATTATAATATATCTCTAGCATCATTCTTTATTAATTACATAAACCAATTATCATGTTGCCCGGTGATGATTGGCAGGTGACACGTCTCAAGTGTGATGGTTTCATCTTCGCCCTTCGCCTCAACCACACGATGAGTGATGCCCCTGGAGTGGTGCAATTCATGATGGCAGTGGGCGAGATGGCACGTGGTGCAAGTGCTCCCTCTATCTTACCCGTGTGGCAGAGACATCTCCTTCAAGCAAGGGATCCACCTCATGTGACATGCACACACCGAGAGTACGACGAAATGGTTGCGGACACCATTGTTTCAATCCCAGTTATTGACAACATGGCCCACCGTGCCATTTTCTTTGGCCCTACTGAGGTGTCCACACTCAGGAGATTCATGCCACATCACTTGAAACAATGCTCCACCTTCGAGTTGCTCACCGCATGCATCTGGCGTTGTCGAACCATAGCTCTCCATACAAAACCCCATGAAGTGGTTCGTGTGTTGTGTATTGTCAACGCACGTGATAAATTCAACCCTCCTTTACCCTCTGGTTATTATGGCAACGTTTTTGCGTTCTCTGTGGCACTCACAACTGCAGGGAAGCTTTGTGAGAATCCATTGGGTTACGCTGTGGAATTGGTGAAGAAGGCGAAGGACAACGTAACAGAGGAGTACATGCAATCGGTTTCTGATCTTATGGTGATTAAGGGTCGGCCCCACTTCTATGGGGTGGGGTCATACGTTGTGTCGAGTGTGGCACGTGCCAGATTTGGAGAGGTGGACTATGGGTGGGGTAAATCGATTTATGGTGGGCCAGCCAAGGGTGAGGTGGGGGCCATCCCCGGAGTGTCATGCTTTCAAATACCTGGTAAGAATAGTAAAGGAGAGAATGGAATAATGGTGCCAATTTCCCTGCCAGTCCAAGCCATGGAAAGATTCGTAAAGCAGTTGGATTGTTTGTTGAAGGACCAGCAAGTTACTGATAAGAAATCCAAGTTTATTGTCTCTAGCTTGTGAGCCCAATTTACCAAGAGTTGGtaaagtttgaattttatattgtagTAGATTAGTGTTTAAGGAAAAATCTATTGCACACAATGTGTATAAAAGTGcaaaaataccctaaaaacatAACTTTAAGTCACGTTTTTAGCGTATTTGGGTAGTGTGTATTTGCACACACTGTGTAATAAGCACTGCCCTAGTTTTTATAGGGAGTACAGAGTAGTTAATTTCAACtttaaattccaatttttattagttttttggtATTTGTTAATAAAGGTTGGACCCTTTTAAAGTCTTCAAAACTGGTTTACAAGTGACTGTTGTGACTAGAATGCTAGGGTGTGAGATACCCAGTGCAATGACTGAATGAAGATAGGCAATATGGACGTTTTGAGCTGAGGGTGACTGTGTGAGAAGCTAAAAATGCAATTGACTGAATGAAAATATAGTTAATACGCATGTGTTATATCTTATGCATTACTGCAaatatattttacccaaaaaaaaggtaTCGAACTTTTCATCAAGTTTAAACTGCTTCGTGATAGATACTGGCATGATTGTCATCATGTCATGTGATTAGGATATTCTGCACCACCAGATCACAAGGGATAAACCATAAAATTTGGAGGGTGTAATCCAAGCTAGAAAGGTTTTACTCATGCGCGCCTCCAAACCTGTGCCTACTGGCAGTATTtgtatgggaaaaaaaatatgattgcCTTCATGTAATGATCTGTAACTAAGGTCAACAATTGCAGAAATTGACGAGGGCTTGTGACAAGAGAACAATATGAGGTTGCTTTAATACAGCAGAacactattatatatatatatacacacacagaaAATGCTAGACTTAcaaacaattttacaaattgttgatgtgctAAAtagttattagtaagtaaaaaaataatattagtggttggtccaaatgaaaaatagtaaaaatttatCACAACAACAGTTTATAAAACATTTTGTGTATATAGTATTAATTACTCATATATGCACAGCAGTAGGATGAGTactgtctaataatacctatagactctaggatctatatttaaacaaatttgtGTTTACGATTTGCCaattattctaaacttttagaacctaacaatctccccatttgacaattcgtgacaaaacttaaatacaaaatgaaatgctcaaatacaagaacaacccaatataataaaa is part of the Quercus robur chromosome 9, dhQueRobu3.1, whole genome shotgun sequence genome and harbors:
- the LOC126699654 gene encoding benzyl alcohol O-benzoyltransferase-like; translated protein: MAPTQTPTPTPTSLVFKVRRCKPELVAPAKPTPHEFKQLSDIDDQEGLRFQIPLIQFYKYDPIMKGRDPVRVIREALAKTLVFYYPFAGRLREGTGQKLVVECTGEGIIFIEADADVTLEQFGDSLQPPFPCWEELLFDVPGSGGILNCPLLLIQVTRLKCDGFIFALRLNHTMSDAPGVVQFMMAVGEMARGASAPSILPVWQRHLLQARDPPHVTCTHREYDEMVADTIVSIPVIDNMAHRAIFFGPTEVSTLRRFMPHHLKQCSTFELLTACIWRCRTIALHTKPHEVVRVLCIVNARDKFNPPLPSGYYGNVFAFSVALTTAGKLCENPLGYAVELVKKAKDNVTEEYMQSVSDLMVIKGRPHFYGVGSYVVSSVARARFGEVDYGWGKSIYGGPAKGEVGAIPGVSCFQIPGKNSKGENGIMVPISLPVQAMERFVKQLDCLLKDQQVTDKKSKFIVSSL